In a single window of the Notamacropus eugenii isolate mMacEug1 chromosome 4, mMacEug1.pri_v2, whole genome shotgun sequence genome:
- the LOC140500321 gene encoding LOW QUALITY PROTEIN: uncharacterized protein (The sequence of the model RefSeq protein was modified relative to this genomic sequence to represent the inferred CDS: deleted 2 bases in 1 codon) has protein sequence MPLYEKQEFSKDVGFYGKTMEVFIQDVPQEPGFIEDGKFKSQQGNCTGGILRNSFSQEGGFSKMTKIHKKILAGRTWEYNQFQKNFGQNLNHTTHQKIATKERTHKCATCDKSFKYNCDLIQHQRIHSGEKPYICGECGKGFSRSSLLTRHERTCTGEKPYRCNECWKSFSQSSHLIQHQRTHTGEKPYECIECGKSFIQSSQLIQHQRIHTGEKPYECKECGKGFSSSSHLTQHRRIHTGERPYGCNECGKAFSQSSHLILHQRTHTGEKPYECMECGKCFSCSSHLAQHQRIHTGEKPFECNECGKAFCLNSQLMRHQRTHTVGEKLYKCNECSRAFSQSSHLIQHQRIHTGEKLYRCVQCGKAFSRSSNLIRHQTTHVREKPFKCQQCGKTFIHSSQLSKHQRFHKITVPGEEPVNVIVEILPKICLYSA, from the exons ATGCCATTATATGAAAAACAGGAATTTTCAAAAGATGTAGGCTTCTATGGAAAGACAATGGAAGTATTTATACAAGATGTTCCTCAGGAACCTGGTTTTATAGAAGATGGAAAATTTAAAAGCCAACAAGGAAACTGTACAGGGGGAATTTTGAGGAACTCTTTTTCCCAGGAGGGTGGTTTCAGTAAAATGActaaaattcataaaaaaatcTTAGCAGGAAGAACCTGGGAGTATAATCAATTTCAGAAGAATTTTGGTCAGAATTTAAACCATACTACTCATCAAAAAATTGCTACAAAAGAGAGAACTCATAAATGTGCTACCTGTGACAAAAGTTTCAAATATAATTGTGACcttattcaacatcagagaattcacagtggagagaaaccctatattTGTGGTGAATGTGGGAAAGGTTTCAGTCGTAGCTCATTACTTACTAGACATGAGAGAACTTGCACAGGAGAAAAACCTTATAGATGTAATGAATGTTGGAAAAGCTTTAGTCAAAGCTCGCATCTTATTCAgcatcagagaactcatactggagagaaaccctatgaatgtattGAGTGTGGTAAAAGCTTCATTCAGAGCTCACAGcttattcaacatcagagaattcataccggagagaagccctatgaatgtaaagaatgtgggaaagGCTTCAGTTCAAGTTCCCACCTTACTCAGCATAgaagaatccatactggagaaagACCCTATggatgtaatgaatgtggaaaagcctttagTCAAAGTTCACACCTTATTCTACatcagagaactcacacaggagagaaaccctatgaatgtatgGAATGTGGGAAATGCTTCAGTTGTAGCTCACACCTtgctcaacatcagagaattcatactggagagaaaccttttgaatgtaatgaatgtggtaaAGCTTTTTGTCTGAACTCTCAACTTATGCGACATCAGAGAACTCACACAGTGGGAGAAAAActctataaatgtaatgaatgtagCAGAGCCTTCAGTCAGAGCTCACACCTTATTcagcatcagagaatccatacagGAGAGAAACTCTATAGGTGTGTtcagtgtgggaaggctttcagtAGAAGCTCAAACCTTATTCGGCACCAGACAACTCACGTTAGAGAGAAACCCTTTAAATGTCAACAGTGTGGAAAAACTTTTATTCACAGTTCACAACTCAGTAAACATCAGAGATTTCAC AAAATAACTGTCCCTGGAGAAGAACCTGTAAATGTAATTGTAGAAATTCTGCCAAAGATCTGCCTTTATTCGGCATGA